The Lasioglossum baleicum chromosome 12, iyLasBale1, whole genome shotgun sequence genome includes a region encoding these proteins:
- the LOC143214027 gene encoding uncharacterized protein LOC143214027 isoform X1, giving the protein MEIADAGGGYKRIRVTALVLLVLLFGCFDYVAGGDCGLAELTCRDRHCVPIDAYCNGRDDCGDNSDEPPMCTPCNRTYHGREGRTYKLDLPRPSEERLPFLCHLTFTAAGQGYGELVQLLWDAFSVGRVDPNTDSFIASCPEGSLQLAELGRHFTGGSWCGVGEGQASYYSETSTVTASIRLFHAPPSVPFEFQLRYRFVARNEAVARLGKPDLPIERGSPVPGTYCSRNFYECHLKQCRLQSPNYPGEYPRNASCLITIRQKEVPTCKHAMISVKSTAVGPVGVTTANSSLSVWQDCPPEKDRLIFHDGVRPEDPILLIYCGGPLPRITARGPTMQVEFRSSPIAIPLGAAALRLEFEIQVVYVDSDGLDYARGPQGCHFFVNGTSKRSGILRAPLHALPPNSSCTWNIKGAVGDRVWIYFSSYSQRDLTGSVENNASSQSDVPCAVKLIFWDGTPNTGFPVATLCDDTPKLCAHAALRNVTRSTRPCTKEESYMTEAPSLTLRMETQLGTALHTVNFNAQYEFISTLQVGEPWGDGVCSRVWRKVRSGEVMSPRDVRLFGRGGSSKLDCRYRIEAGTDERVRLTFHNVSLGESTVCTSEPDPHTGRPRCVQEVGSREARIVLYEAPWRDIRLPRACLCDNTSHLPLTHISSSRALEISFLVEQQAPHEDFETLFFYASFELIRAPECPRKQRVRGEGGELRFVSPPLSRPDIYCEGLPWLVEARENRSLFVLTWGWFLPLEPSPPSELNEQTKCPTTNRILLYSGWPPKLLKVVCPAEPGAREFTVHVFSEEWLGGTGEGKWPGPPRPPALLLDFVARESGQAAASWLEISKSRAALRRQLRLPERGIENETSSHGDCPHKCPELSACIAASLWCDGRAHCPSGHDEANCGNGAKLLGLLPSEMWLVLAGVAGIIAAFACFFAVLISRSKTRNKGLHYKGTKKSNRPRRAPTEETLLGAAS; this is encoded by the exons ATG GAGATAGCTGATGCTGGAGGTGGCTACAAGCGAATTCGGGTAACTGCTCTGGTTCTGTTGGTGCTTCTGTTCGGTTGCTTCGACTATGTGGCAGGAGGTGATTGTGGTCTGGCTGAGTTGACTTGCAGAGATCGACATTGCGTACCGATAGATGCTTACTGTAATGGCCGAGACGACTGCGGAGACAACAGTGATGAGCCACCGATGTGTACACCGTGCAATCGTACCTATCATGGTCGAGAAGGACGCACGTACAAGTTAGATCTTCCAAGACCGTCGGAGGAACGTCTACCATTTCTTTGTCACTTGACATTTACCGCTGCTGGACAGGGGTATGGGGAATTAGTGCAACTTCTCTGGGACGCATTCAGCGTGGGTAGAGTAGATCCAAACACGGATAGCTTCATAGCAAGTTGCCCGGAGGGTTCGTTGCAGTTAGCAGAACTGGGTAGACACTTTACTGGTGGGTCTTGGTGTGGAGTGGGAGAGGGACAGGCATCTTATTACAGCGAGACCAGCACCGTAACAGCATCCATACGGTTGTTTCACGCACCTCCTAGCGTGCCATTCGAGTTCCAATTGCGGTATAGATTCGTAGCACGCAACGAAGCTGTTGCTAGATTAGGAAAACCAGATCTTCCAATTGAAAGAGGCTCCCCAGTACCGGGTACATACTGCTCCAGAAATTTTTACGAATGCCATTTGAAGCAGTGTAGGCTACAGAGCCCGAATTATCCCGGCGAGTACCCGAGGAACGCAAGCTGCTTGATCACCATAAGGCAGAAGGAAGTGCCTACATGCAAGCATGCGATGATCTCCGTGAAATCCACGGCGGTCGGTCCAGTCGGAGTCACTACAGCCAATAGTTCTTTAAGCGTATGGCAGGATTGTCCTCCAGAGAAGGACCGCCTCATCTTTCACGACGGTGTTCGCCCAGAAGATCCGATCTTGTTGATCTATTGCGGAGGACCGTTGCCTAGAATAACTGCCAGGGGTCCGACGATGCAAGTGGAATTCCGCAGCTCTCCGATAGCCATTCCTCTGGGTGCTGCTGCTCTGCGGCTCGAGTTCGAAATCCAAGTAGTGTACGTCGACTCCGACGGACTCGATTACGCTAGGGGTCCCCAAGGCTGCCACTTTTTTGTAAACGGGACTAGCAAACGGAGCGGTATACTGCGAGCACCGCTGCACGCACTGCCACCAAACTCTAGCTGTACATGGAATATCAAAGGGGCCGTTGGAGACAGAGTATGGATCTATTTTTCTTCTTACTCCCAAAGAGATCTCACAGGCAGCGTAGAGAATAATGCCAGCTCCCAGTCGGACGTACCCTGCGCTGTCAAACTGATCTTCTGGGATGGAACCCCGAACACGGGTTTCCCAGTGGCTACGCTTTGCGACGACACGCCTAAGTTGTGCGCGCACGCAGCTTTGAGAAACGTCACCAGAAGTACACGGCCGTGCACTAAGGAAGAAAGCTACATGACGGAGGCACCTTCCCTGACGCTGCGCATGGAGACACAGTTGGGCACTGCTCTTCACACGGTTAATTTTAAT GCACAGTATGAATTTATATCGACCCTCCAAGTCGGCGAGCCCTGGGGAGACGGGGTCTGCAGCCGGGTTTGGCGCAAAGTTCGAAGCGGGGAGGTGATGTCGCCGCGGGACGTCCGGCTGTTCGGCAGGGGCGGGTCCTCGAAGTTGGACTGCCGGTACCGGATCGAGGCGGGCACGGACGAGAGGGTGCGGCTAACGTTCCACAACGTCAGCCTCGGCGAGTCGACAGTTTGTACGAGCGAGCCAGACCCTCATACCGGTCGACCGCGTTGCGTTCAGGAGGTGGGCTCCAGAGAAGCTCGGATAGTCTTGTATGAGGCCCCCTGGCGGGATATTCGGCTGCCCAGAGCCTGTCTGTGCGACAACACGTCGCACTTGCCTCTGACGCACATCTCCTCGAGCAGAGCTCTGGAGATCTCGTTCTTGGTTGAACAGCAGGCGCCGCACGAGGACTTCGAGACGCTTTTCTTCTACGCGAGCTTCGAGCTGATCCGGGCACCCGAGTGTCCCAGGAAGCAGAGAGTACGCGGAGAAG GAGGCGAGCTGAGGTTCGTGTCACCACCGCTGTCGAGACCGGACATCTACTGTGAGGGACTACCTTGGCTAGTGGAGGCACGCGAGAACAGGTCTCTGTTCGTGTTAACCTGGGGCTGGTTCCTCCCTCTGGAGCCATCGCCACCGTCGGAACTGAATGAGCAGACAAAGTGTCCGACGACCAACCGGATACTCCTCTACTCCGGATGGCCGCCCAAGCTGCTGAAGGTGGTGTGCCCTGCTGAGCCAGGCGCAAGAGAGTTTACGGTTCATGTGTTCTCGGAGGAATGGCTCGGTGGCACCGGTGAGGGCAAATGGCCTGGGCCGCCGCGGCCACCTGCGCTTCTCTTGGACTTCGTTGCCAGGGAGTCTGGTCAGGCTGCAGCCTCGTGGCTCGAGATATCGAAGAGCAGAGCGGCATTGCGTAGACAACTGCGGCTGCCCGAGAGGGGGATTGAGAACGAAACTTCATCGCACGGGGATTGCCCTCACAAATGCCCCGAGCTGAGCGCCTGCATCGCCGCGAGCCTCTGGTGCGATGGACGAGCCCATTGCCCGTCCGGGCACGACGAAGCCAATTGCGGCAACGGCGCGAAACTCCTCGGACTGCTTCCATCGGAAATGTGGCTAGTGCTGGCCGGTGTCGCGGGAATTATCGCTGCCTTTGCGTGTTTCTTCGCTGTACTCATCAGCAG GTCGAAAACACGCAACAAGGGACTTCATTACAAGGGTACAAAGAAAAGCAATAGACCGAGACGCGCACCCACAGAAGAAACGCTGCTCGGAGCAGCCTCCTGA
- the LOC143214027 gene encoding uncharacterized protein LOC143214027 isoform X2: MCTPCNRTYHGREGRTYKLDLPRPSEERLPFLCHLTFTAAGQGYGELVQLLWDAFSVGRVDPNTDSFIASCPEGSLQLAELGRHFTGGSWCGVGEGQASYYSETSTVTASIRLFHAPPSVPFEFQLRYRFVARNEAVARLGKPDLPIERGSPVPGTYCSRNFYECHLKQCRLQSPNYPGEYPRNASCLITIRQKEVPTCKHAMISVKSTAVGPVGVTTANSSLSVWQDCPPEKDRLIFHDGVRPEDPILLIYCGGPLPRITARGPTMQVEFRSSPIAIPLGAAALRLEFEIQVVYVDSDGLDYARGPQGCHFFVNGTSKRSGILRAPLHALPPNSSCTWNIKGAVGDRVWIYFSSYSQRDLTGSVENNASSQSDVPCAVKLIFWDGTPNTGFPVATLCDDTPKLCAHAALRNVTRSTRPCTKEESYMTEAPSLTLRMETQLGTALHTVNFNAQYEFISTLQVGEPWGDGVCSRVWRKVRSGEVMSPRDVRLFGRGGSSKLDCRYRIEAGTDERVRLTFHNVSLGESTVCTSEPDPHTGRPRCVQEVGSREARIVLYEAPWRDIRLPRACLCDNTSHLPLTHISSSRALEISFLVEQQAPHEDFETLFFYASFELIRAPECPRKQRVRGEGGELRFVSPPLSRPDIYCEGLPWLVEARENRSLFVLTWGWFLPLEPSPPSELNEQTKCPTTNRILLYSGWPPKLLKVVCPAEPGAREFTVHVFSEEWLGGTGEGKWPGPPRPPALLLDFVARESGQAAASWLEISKSRAALRRQLRLPERGIENETSSHGDCPHKCPELSACIAASLWCDGRAHCPSGHDEANCGNGAKLLGLLPSEMWLVLAGVAGIIAAFACFFAVLISRSKTRNKGLHYKGTKKSNRPRRAPTEETLLGAAS, encoded by the exons ATGTGTACACCGTGCAATCGTACCTATCATGGTCGAGAAGGACGCACGTACAAGTTAGATCTTCCAAGACCGTCGGAGGAACGTCTACCATTTCTTTGTCACTTGACATTTACCGCTGCTGGACAGGGGTATGGGGAATTAGTGCAACTTCTCTGGGACGCATTCAGCGTGGGTAGAGTAGATCCAAACACGGATAGCTTCATAGCAAGTTGCCCGGAGGGTTCGTTGCAGTTAGCAGAACTGGGTAGACACTTTACTGGTGGGTCTTGGTGTGGAGTGGGAGAGGGACAGGCATCTTATTACAGCGAGACCAGCACCGTAACAGCATCCATACGGTTGTTTCACGCACCTCCTAGCGTGCCATTCGAGTTCCAATTGCGGTATAGATTCGTAGCACGCAACGAAGCTGTTGCTAGATTAGGAAAACCAGATCTTCCAATTGAAAGAGGCTCCCCAGTACCGGGTACATACTGCTCCAGAAATTTTTACGAATGCCATTTGAAGCAGTGTAGGCTACAGAGCCCGAATTATCCCGGCGAGTACCCGAGGAACGCAAGCTGCTTGATCACCATAAGGCAGAAGGAAGTGCCTACATGCAAGCATGCGATGATCTCCGTGAAATCCACGGCGGTCGGTCCAGTCGGAGTCACTACAGCCAATAGTTCTTTAAGCGTATGGCAGGATTGTCCTCCAGAGAAGGACCGCCTCATCTTTCACGACGGTGTTCGCCCAGAAGATCCGATCTTGTTGATCTATTGCGGAGGACCGTTGCCTAGAATAACTGCCAGGGGTCCGACGATGCAAGTGGAATTCCGCAGCTCTCCGATAGCCATTCCTCTGGGTGCTGCTGCTCTGCGGCTCGAGTTCGAAATCCAAGTAGTGTACGTCGACTCCGACGGACTCGATTACGCTAGGGGTCCCCAAGGCTGCCACTTTTTTGTAAACGGGACTAGCAAACGGAGCGGTATACTGCGAGCACCGCTGCACGCACTGCCACCAAACTCTAGCTGTACATGGAATATCAAAGGGGCCGTTGGAGACAGAGTATGGATCTATTTTTCTTCTTACTCCCAAAGAGATCTCACAGGCAGCGTAGAGAATAATGCCAGCTCCCAGTCGGACGTACCCTGCGCTGTCAAACTGATCTTCTGGGATGGAACCCCGAACACGGGTTTCCCAGTGGCTACGCTTTGCGACGACACGCCTAAGTTGTGCGCGCACGCAGCTTTGAGAAACGTCACCAGAAGTACACGGCCGTGCACTAAGGAAGAAAGCTACATGACGGAGGCACCTTCCCTGACGCTGCGCATGGAGACACAGTTGGGCACTGCTCTTCACACGGTTAATTTTAAT GCACAGTATGAATTTATATCGACCCTCCAAGTCGGCGAGCCCTGGGGAGACGGGGTCTGCAGCCGGGTTTGGCGCAAAGTTCGAAGCGGGGAGGTGATGTCGCCGCGGGACGTCCGGCTGTTCGGCAGGGGCGGGTCCTCGAAGTTGGACTGCCGGTACCGGATCGAGGCGGGCACGGACGAGAGGGTGCGGCTAACGTTCCACAACGTCAGCCTCGGCGAGTCGACAGTTTGTACGAGCGAGCCAGACCCTCATACCGGTCGACCGCGTTGCGTTCAGGAGGTGGGCTCCAGAGAAGCTCGGATAGTCTTGTATGAGGCCCCCTGGCGGGATATTCGGCTGCCCAGAGCCTGTCTGTGCGACAACACGTCGCACTTGCCTCTGACGCACATCTCCTCGAGCAGAGCTCTGGAGATCTCGTTCTTGGTTGAACAGCAGGCGCCGCACGAGGACTTCGAGACGCTTTTCTTCTACGCGAGCTTCGAGCTGATCCGGGCACCCGAGTGTCCCAGGAAGCAGAGAGTACGCGGAGAAG GAGGCGAGCTGAGGTTCGTGTCACCACCGCTGTCGAGACCGGACATCTACTGTGAGGGACTACCTTGGCTAGTGGAGGCACGCGAGAACAGGTCTCTGTTCGTGTTAACCTGGGGCTGGTTCCTCCCTCTGGAGCCATCGCCACCGTCGGAACTGAATGAGCAGACAAAGTGTCCGACGACCAACCGGATACTCCTCTACTCCGGATGGCCGCCCAAGCTGCTGAAGGTGGTGTGCCCTGCTGAGCCAGGCGCAAGAGAGTTTACGGTTCATGTGTTCTCGGAGGAATGGCTCGGTGGCACCGGTGAGGGCAAATGGCCTGGGCCGCCGCGGCCACCTGCGCTTCTCTTGGACTTCGTTGCCAGGGAGTCTGGTCAGGCTGCAGCCTCGTGGCTCGAGATATCGAAGAGCAGAGCGGCATTGCGTAGACAACTGCGGCTGCCCGAGAGGGGGATTGAGAACGAAACTTCATCGCACGGGGATTGCCCTCACAAATGCCCCGAGCTGAGCGCCTGCATCGCCGCGAGCCTCTGGTGCGATGGACGAGCCCATTGCCCGTCCGGGCACGACGAAGCCAATTGCGGCAACGGCGCGAAACTCCTCGGACTGCTTCCATCGGAAATGTGGCTAGTGCTGGCCGGTGTCGCGGGAATTATCGCTGCCTTTGCGTGTTTCTTCGCTGTACTCATCAGCAG GTCGAAAACACGCAACAAGGGACTTCATTACAAGGGTACAAAGAAAAGCAATAGACCGAGACGCGCACCCACAGAAGAAACGCTGCTCGGAGCAGCCTCCTGA